A window of the Halichoerus grypus chromosome 2, mHalGry1.hap1.1, whole genome shotgun sequence genome harbors these coding sequences:
- the KRT35 gene encoding keratin, type I cuticular Ha5, giving the protein MASKGLKASFSSGSLKGLGGAGGGSARVSMMYSSSSCKLPSLSRGARSFSACSVGLGRSSCRAASCLPALCLPSGGFATSYSLGGGWFGEGILTGSEKETMQSLNDRLASYLEKVRQLERENASLESRIREWCEQQVPYLCPDYQSYFRTIEELQKKTLCTKAENASLVVQIDNAKLAADDFRTKYETELSMRQLVESDMNGLRRILDDLTLCKSDLEAQVESLKEELLCLKKNHEEEVNSLRSQLGDRLNVEVDAAPPVDLNRVLDEMRCQYETLVENNRRDAEEWFNTQTEELNQQVVSSSEQLQSCQAEIIELRRTVNALEIELQAQQSMRDALESTLAETEARYGSQLGQMQCLISNVESQLAEIRSDLERQNQEYQVLLDVRARLECEINTYRGLLESEEGKLPCNPCAPDHSSAKSCLPCLPAVSCGPGVVHTTCSPRPMCVPCPGGRF; this is encoded by the exons ATGGCTTCCAAGGGCCTCAAGGCCAGCTTCTCTTCGGGGTCTCTCAAGGGCCTGGGAGGGGCCGGTGGGGGCTCTGCTCGAGTGTCCATGATGTACTCTAGCAGCTCTTGCAAGCTCCCGAGCCTCTCCCGTGGGGCCCGGAGTTTCTCTGCGTGCTCCGTCGGGCTGGGCAGGAGCAGCTGCAGGGCGGCCAGCTGcctccctgctctctgcctcccGTCCGGAGGCTTTGCCACCAGCTACAGCCTGGGCGGGGGCTGGTTTGGGGAGGGCATCCTCACCGGCAGCGAGAAGGAGACCATGCAGTCCCTGAACGACCGCCTGGCCAGCTACCTGGAGAAGGTGCGCCAGCTGGAGCGCGAGAACGCCAGCCTGGAGAGCCGCATCCGGGAGTGGTGTGAGCAGCAGGTGCCCTACCTGTGCCCTGACTACCAGTCCTACTTCCGGACCATTGAGGAGCTCCAGAAGAAG ACCCTGTGCACCAAGGCAGAGAATGCCAGCCTGGTGGTGCAGATCGACAACGCCAAGCTGGCCGCAGACGACTTCAGAACCAA GTACGAGACGGAGCTGTCCATGCGGCAGCTGGTGGAGTCGGACATGAACGGCCTGCGCAGGATCCTGGATGATCTGACCCTGTGCAAGTCTGACCTGGAGGCCCAGGTGGAGTCCCTGAAGGAGGAGCTGCTGTGCCTCAAGAAGAACCACGAGGAG GAAGTGAACTCGCTGCGCTCCCAGCTTGGTGACCGGCTCAATGTTGAGGTGGACGCTGCCCCACCTGTTGACCTGAACCGTGTTCTGGATGAGATGAGGTGCCAGTATGAGACCCTGGTGGAGAATAACCGCCGGGATGCTGAAGAATGGTTCAACACTCAG ACCGAGGAGCTGAACCAGCAGGTGGTGTCCAGCTCAGAGCAACTGCAGTCCTGCCAGGCGGAGATCATCGAGCTGAGACGCACGGTCAATGCCCTGGAGATCGAGCTGCAGGCCCAGCAGAGCATG CGAGATGCTTTGGAATCTACCCTGGCGGAGACCGAGGCCCGCTACGGCTCCCAGCTGGGCCAGATGCAGTGCCTGATCAGCAACGTGGAGTCCCAGCTGGCTGAGATCAGGAGTGACCTGGAGCGGCAGAACCAGGAGTACCAGGTGCTGCTGGACGTGCGGGCCCGGCTGGAGTGCGAGATCAACACGTACCGAGGCCTGCTGGAGAGCGAGGAGGGCAA gcTGCCCTGTAATCCATGTGCTCCTGACCACTCGTCTGCCAAGTCGTGCCTCCCCTGCCTTCCTGCGGTCTCCTGCGGTCCCGGTGTGGTCCACACCACCTGCAGCCCCCGCCCTATGTGCGTGCCCTGCCCGGGGGGCCGGTTCTGA